The window GTCCCTCTCTCTGGCCGTGGGAAGGATTTCCCTCTGGGCAAACTCTCTAGCCATATCCCGGAACATGGCTTGCTCTTTGGTCAACTCTAAATCCATTTTTACCTCCGTGGTTATTCAATTGGACACAGATTTACACGGATGAACACAGATCTTTTTTGTTTGAATTAATTTTGAATTAATAATGATCCGTGTTTATCTGTGTTTGTCCGTGTCCGATAAAAGGATGAACTTTAATGATTCTTATCTGGCTCCACAAGCTCAACTAATATGCCATAAGTGCTCTTGGGGTTGATGAAGGCCACTTTGGAATTGTGGGCTCCCCTCCGGGGTTTTTGATCGATCAGGACAACGCCTTTAGCCTTCAGTTCTTCCAGGGACTCTTCAATGTTGTCCACGTGGTAGGCAATGTGGTGAATCCCTTCTCCCCTCTTCTCGATGAATTTGGCGATAACCCCCTCGGGGGTGGTAGACTGGAGAAGTTCGAGGGCCGTATCCCCTACCGGAATGAAGGAAGCCTTGATCTCTGTCAATTGCTCTCGGTCATGAATCTTCAGCCCAAGAACTTCCGAGTAAAATTTCTCTGTCTCCTCAATGTTTTTTACCGCCACTCCGAGATGGGCAATCTTATGAATCATTTTTTCTCCTTTCATGCTCCCTTCGTGTTTTCTTCTCAGTAGGGGCGACCCGGTGGGTGCCCCTACGCGGTATTCAAAATCCATAATCCGCAACCCGGAACTGTCCTATGCCAGTTCTTTCAAACGCTTTTCTATGGCCTCAAAGGTAGAGCGGGCAAAGCGCCGGGCCTCACCGAGGAGTAATAACCGCGGCAAGAACCCCATGTTTTCCACAGCCGCCTTACAGGCCAAAGCTGTTTTTCCTTGCTCTACCGGCGTCATGGCAAAGGTAACCTTCTGGTCGGCTTTAAAAAACCCACCCGGACCTGCCAGGAAAAGCTTTACCGAGAAGGAGTTAGGCGGCTCCATGTCTACAATTTCGCCTTTTAATTTCAAGGATACCCGGAATCCAAGAATCTGGGTCCTCAAGAGGGCTCGAAAGGTATTTTCATCCAGAATTTCCATGTTCTCCAGGCCCGGCAGGCTGCTGAAGATGACCTTGCCGATCAAACGCCAGACCCTGTCCTGGGAAGCCCCCACCACAAAATTTCTTTGGTCAAGTAGCAGACTGTTCATGGCTGTTCCTAAGCCCAGGGCTTTTCTGCGGCAGCATTTTTTCCCGCGATCCGGCCAAAGACCAGGGATTCCCCAATGTTGCAGGCCCCCTGGTAGAGGTACCCCCAAATGGACCCAAGCTCACCGGCGGCATAGAGCCGGGGAATAGGCTTCCCCTCAGGATCCAGGACTCTCGACTCTTTATCCCGCCGGGGGCCTCCCTGGGTGTTGATCAAGGCCGGCCAGAGCTGAATGGCGTAGAGGGGAGTCTCCAGTGCTCGGAGATCCTCTTTGGGCCGACCAAAATCCCCATCCTTGCCAGCCTTGCAGTACTGGTTGTAACGGACGAGGGTCTCTTCGAGTACTTTCGGTTCCATGGAAATCCTGGAGGCTAACTCGGCCACGCTTTTCCCCTGAAGGATCCATCCCTTGGCTATTTCTGCCGAATTGTCGAGACTCCAGGAATAAAGATCTCGGTTGTAGCCGGCTGTTCCCCGGCTCAAGGCGCCCCGGCGCCGGGTCTGCTCATCGAAGATGGCCCAGAGGGGTATCCGGGGGAACTCCATCTTCTCCATGTCAAAGTGGGAGAGTTCCCGGTAGTATTCGTGGATTTCGATGCCGGCCTCGTTGACGAACCTATGGCCATACTTGTCCACGAAGATGAACCCTTCACTGAGGAAAGAAACCCAGAAAGCCGCTTCAAACTCCGGAGCCTTGAAACCGATCAAGCAGGACAACCGGCTCATATGCCACAGGTCTCCGCCGATCTTCTGGACCATCCGGATCCCGTCGCCCGTGTTCCCCGGCGTTCCCAGGAACATGAGGGGTTTGACCGGCATATAATCCCATTTCATCCTCGGGTCGTTCTCATAACCGCCGCAGGTCAGGATCACTGCTTTCCGCGCTCTTATATGAATCGTCTTTCTTTCCTTTTCCGCCGTCACCCCGATGACCTCGCCTTGCGCATTGGGAATCAATTCCTTGGCCGGAGTTTTGACCAAAACCTGGATTCCCCTCTTGGCGACCAAGCCGGAAAGGAATTTCCAGAGACGCTGGGAAGGCTTCCCTTCCTCTGGGGTTCCTTTAATGTTGTACTTAACGGCTGTTTCCGCCCCGCGAACACTGGGAAAGCCTGCACCGGCAGTCATCGTTGGATAGGCAACTTCCAGGGGTCTGAAAACCTGGACATCCGCACCCATTTCCCGGATCCAGTCACCGTTTTTCAGGGCATATTCGACAAAGGTTTCAATGATCTCCCGCTCCGTGGTTTTGAAGGAGAGGGTGTCGAGATATTCGATGAATTCCTTTCCCTGGGGGATAATAATATTCCCGCCGCAGATGCTGGTGTTCCCGCCGCCTTCCGCCATCTTCTCCAGGATTAAAACCTTGGCCCCCTGGTCATGGGCCGTGACCGCGGCAGCAGTGCCCGCCGACCCCCAGCCCACGACGACCACGTCATATTCCAGATCCCATTTTTCTGGTACCGCGACTCTCATTTTTTTCTCCTTTCCTTCGTTTATCCCGATCAACTGTAAACTGAATTATGAATCCGAAATTTGAATATCGAAATCCGAGACAAATTCAAAATCCCAATATCAAAATTCGAACCACTTGTTGGGGGCAATCGAATTTGTTTCGAATTTCTTGCTTCGGATTTAAAATTTCTTCGCCCCATTCTTATAAGGGGATGTTACCGTGTTTCCTTTCTGCCCGGGTTACCTTTTTGTTTTCGAGCATCTCCAAGGCTCGGATGATATGAGGCCGGGTCTCTTGCGGTCGGATCAAAACATCTAATTGTCTTTTTGAGGCGGTGTAATAAGGGGTCATGAACTTTTCCCGGAATTCCTGAATCTTTTCATCCCGGATCCGAGCCTTGTCAGCTGCTGCCTCGATTTCCTTGCGGTAGAGGATCCGGACCGCCCCCTCTGCACCCATGATAGCAATCTCTGTAGTCGGCCAGGCCAATACCAGATCCGCTCCCATCTCCTTGTTGCTCATGGCCGAAAAGGCTCCGCCGTAGGCTTTGCGGATGATGCAGGTCACCTTGGGCACGGTGGCTTCCTTCCAGGCATAGAGCATCTTGGCTCCATGGCGGATGATCCCTTTGTGTTCCTCTTTGAGCCCTGGAAGATACCCGGGAACGTCCACCAGGGAAATCAGGGGAATATGGAAACAATCACAGGTCCGGATGAACCGGGCAGCTTTATCCGCCGCATCGCAATCAATGGCCGAGGCTAAAAAGAGAGGGTTATTGGCCACAATGCCCACCGGTCTCCCGTTCATCCTCGCCAGGCTAATAACCATATTCCTCGCAAACCCGGCCTTGAGCTCAAAGAACTCCCCGTTGTCCACAATCAAGGAAATCAAGCGGCGCATGTCGTATACTTTTTTGGGACTATCGGGAATAATCTCCGCCAGAGCTTCTTCACAGCGTCCGGGATCATCCAACGTAGGGATGACTGGAGGTTTTTGGATAAAACTGGAAGGGAGGAAACGTAAAAGCTTTTTAACCTTGGCCAGACAATCCAACTCATTCTGACACACGAAATCAGCTACTCCGGAAATCTGGCTGTGAACCCTGGCTCCTCCCAGTTCCTGGCTGCCTACCTCCTTACCCGTTACCTCCTTGATGACCAGGGGCCCGGTGATGAACATCTGGCTGGTCTTATCCACCATGAAGATAAAGTCGGTCAGAGCCGGGGAATAGACCCCTCCGCCCGCACAGTTTCCCATGATCGCTGAGATCTGGGGAATGACCCCCGAAGATTCTACATTCTCCGCGAAGATCAAAGAGTAGGCTCCGCTCCCTTCCTGGATTCTTCCGCCGGCCGAATCGATCAAACCCACCATCGGAGCGTTAGCCTCTCGGGCCATACGGATCAGGGAGGCAATCTTCTGGCCGTGAACCCGTCCTACCGATCCTCCCATGACGGTGAAATCCTGGGCATATAGGAAGATGACCTGACCATCCACTTTTCCATAACCGGTAATCACTCCATCGCCCCAGGGCCGGTTCTTCTCCATGCCAAAATCGGTGCTTTGGTGCTGGGCTAACATGTTTACTTCAACGAACGTGCCGGCGTCCATCAGGTGATCGATGCGCTCCCGCGCGGTGAGCTTCCCCAGACGGTGTTGCTCGTCGATATACTTCTGCCCTCCACCCGCACGGACCGTTTCTTCAATCTGCCTGAGCTTTTCAATTTCATCCCTCATAGGCGACATATCCACTCCTTCTACCCGGCTGAAATCCGGTTTATGATGAATCTAAAAAACAGCGATCCAGAGATTGGTGATTTATCCCCCTCGCCCGTATTTTTTCTCCTCAATTTATCTCTCTCTCCAATATATCCTTGGCCAATTCCTTACCTTTTCCCGGGCCAACCTGCCTTCGCAAACGGATGGTGTACTCCAATTTTTTTACATCGTAATAGACAACAGACAGTTCAACCGGTCGGGTATCGACGGCGTAATAGTTCCGATAGACTAAGAGCAGAGGTTCCCCCTTCTTTACTTCCAACACCCGGGTCATTGCTTCATCGGCAGTGGTGGCACTTATCCGGTGGACGGTCTCGGCAATGGGAATATGGCAATATTCTTCGACTAATCGGAATACAGGTTTCACCCGCAGTTCAGCAAGAGGGATTTGCAGGCCTAAATTATACGGAACATAAACGTAAGAGAAGGAGAAAGGCTGCGCCGCCCCTCTCTATTATCCATACATCCAGATGTATGGACATTTAGAATAATCGGAGCTTTTTGTCAACCCTAAAATTCGAGGGCTCCGGGAAAGGAGGCCAACCCTTTCTCGAAGGGGAGGGTGAAGCTGGTCGGGAGTCCGCCTCATTTCAACCCTGAAGGGTTAAGTTGCAGGTAACTCAGGGCTTTAGCCCCGAAGTTTTGTTCAGGACGGTGCAGGGCTTTGCTCGCCATGATGAAAAAGGTGTGATATATTGAGGTCAAAAATTTCTTCTGGAGGGAATGGTGGGCGAGTTATTCTTGGAGAGAGTGGAACGAGAAGTCATGGTCATGAGCGGGGCCATGGGGACCATGATGCACCAGATGGGAGCCGAGCTGGGAAAGTGCATCAGCCAATGGATCGTGGAGCACCCGGAGGTTTACCGGAACCTGGTTCGGGATTATTTTCAGGTAGGTTGTGACATCGTGTCCGGGGCCACTTTCACTCTGAACCGGATTTCCCTGGCCAAGTTCGACCTAGCCGAAAAAGTGGAGGAGTTAAACCGGGGGGTGATCCGCATTATCCAAGAGGTCCAGCCGGAACGAAGTTTCGTGTCTGGGAACATCGGTCCCACCGGCAGGATTTTGAAGCCTCTGGGAGATCTGAGCGGAGAGGAACTCTTGGAGGTTTATTCCGAACAGGTCTGGGCTTTGGCCAGAAGCGGAGTGGAGATCATCAACATCCTCACCATGTATGACTTGGAGGAGGCGGTGATCGCACTCCGGGCGGCCAAGAGGCACACTTCTCTTCCGGTCATCGTCTCCCTGGCTTTCGACCCTGCCCCGAAGGGATATCGCACCATGATGGGGGTGAGTCCGGAAGTGGCAGCGGCGCGCCTGGAAGCAGAAGGAGCGGATGTCATCGGGGCTAATTGTGGAAGTATCAGCCTCGAACAGATGGCCGAGGTGATCGGCCTCATGAAGGCTCACTGTAAGAAACCGCTGATTGCCAAACCCAACGCCGGCTCGCCCCAGGTGGTGGAGGGGCGGGAAAAATACGCTGCCGGACCTGAACAATTTGCCGAATACGTAGGAAAATGGGTCCGGGAAGGGGCGCGAATCGTCTCTGCCTGCTGTGGCTCCAGCCCTCTTCATCTGGAACATATCGTTAAAGAGGTTAGAAAGTTCAGTTAGGGATGAGCTTCAGACTCCTGAATTCTGGCTTCTGAATTCCAATTTTCAGAGCGGGATATTCCCGTGTTTCTTCCAGGGAAGCGATTCCGTTTTGGAACGATGAGTCTGGAGGGCTTTGATCAGCGCCGGCCGGGTCTCCTTGGGGTCGATAATCTTATCGATGCGGCCGGTACCCGCGACCGCATAAACGCTGGTCACCTGTTCCCGAAACTCGGCGATTAATTCCTGACGCCGCTTTTCCGGGTCGGAAGCAATTTTGATTTCGTCGGGGAAGAAGATCTCCACTGCCCCTTCGGCTCCCAACGTGGCGATCTCCGCCGATGGCCAGCTCAGCAGTTCGTCCGCTCCTCTCTCTTTGCTGGCGCACATGCCGGCGATTCCTCCCCCATAGGCTTTGCGCAGCACCACGGTGATTTTGGGGACGGTGGCTTCGGCATAGGCAAAGAGCATCTTGGCTCCATGCCGGATGATCCCCCCGTACTCCTGCTCCAAACCGGGCATATATCCGGGGACATCCACCAGGGTGATCAGAGGGATATTGAAGGCGTCGCAGAAACGGATGAACCGGGCCGCTTTATCGGAGGCATGAATATCCAGGCAACCGGCCAAAACCCTGGGTTGGTTGGCTACGATTCCCACGGGGTAGCCGTCCAGGCGGGCGAAACCCGTGAGAATGTTGGCGGCGAATCCGCGGTGGACTTCGAAAAATTTTCCTCCATCCACCACCCGCTTGATCACCTGGCGCATGTCATAAGACTTCTTGGGGTCCTCGGGGACGAGGTCACGCAGCGATTCATCTTCCCGCAAAGGATCGTCTCCGGTCTCTATCCGGGGAGGGTTCTGGCGATTATTCGAAGGGAGGTAGCTCAAAAGCTCCTTGATCATCTCCATACATTCCTGTTCGGTGGCTGCCAGGAAGTGGGCCACTCCGCTGATCTGCGTTTGCACGGCGGGGCCCCCCAGTTTCTCCTTGGTGACCTCCTCTCCGGTGACCGCCTTAATGACCGCCGGACCGGTTAAGAACATGGCGGAAATATCCTTAACCATGAAGATGAAATCTCCCAGGGCAGGAGAGTAGACCGCACCCCCGGCGCAGGGTCCCAAGATGGCAAAGATCTGAGGAACCACTCCCGAGGCCATAACATTCCTCTGGAAGATGTTCCAAAAAGAGAAGTTTCTCACTCCCTCGCTAACCTTGGCCCCACCGGAGTCATTGAGCCCGATCACGGGAACCCCATTTTGCATGGAAAGGTCGAGGACCTTGGCGATCTTCCGTGCTTCTCGCTCTCCTATGGAGCCAGCCTCCACAGTGAAATCCTGAGCATAGAGGTAAACCGGCCGGCCCTGGATCTGGGCCGCCCCGGTGATCACCCCCTGCCGGTTGGTCGTCTTTCCTTTTAACTTACCGAATTTCGGGGCGAAACTCTCCACGAAAGCATCGAGTTCATTGAAACTTCCCGGGTCGACCAGCAATTCGATCCTCTCCCGGGCCGTCAGTTTCCCGGCTGCATGTTGTTTTTTCTTGGCTTCCTCGGTATCAGCCAGCGTTTTTCTTTTTTCCCTAAGTTCTTCTACCCGGGCTTTACTCACTTTATTTACCCCTTAAAAGGTCGGTTAAAGCGGAGATCTTTTTTAATTTTTCCAGGTCCTCGACGATCCCTATGGTCTTTTCCCTCTCCCTTTGGGATTGGATTCCTTTCACACACTGACGGTATTTATCCCTGACTTCTTCAGAAGAAAGGGGATTCCCAGGGGTGCCCCTCGCTTCATCTACGGTCTTGGTAAACTCCCTTCCATCCTTCAAAACAACCTTCACCGTGGTGGAAGGATTGCCTGAATTCTCGATGGTATTCAGGTCGGGGCGGACGGAGAAGGTGACTCTTTTGATCATTTCCTGAATCTTGGGGTCTTGAACCTTCTGGTCCTTGAAATGGGGAAGTTCAACTTTTCTTTCCAGCAGGGCCAGGGCCAGGCAGAACTCCATGCTGAACTTTCCCTGCAGGGCCGTCTGCGGCCGGGAATGGATGAGCATCTGGGGGGTGGTGTAGCTTCCGGCGCAGGATATGGCCTGCACGTCTCCGGGCCGAAGATCGTTCTGCTCGACCATCTCCAGCATGGCATCGATGGCCGGATGGGTCCGGGCGCAGCTCGGATAGCGCTTCAGCCCCACGCCCGGAGAAACGATATCGAAGGGCTTTCCCAGCTGTGATATGATTTTATTCAAATCGTACTTTCCCGGGCCGGCGAAGGCGTTGGCAAAGCCGAGCTTGCCCTCCACAATCCCTCCGTCTGCCGTATACCCCCTTCGGGCGAGCTCGGCGGCAACCACGCCGTTTTCGGCCGCATGCCCCGCATGGAGGGGCTTGGTCATGGTTCCAAAATTTTGCCGCAGGCCGGAGGCCAGGGAGGCGGCAATCCCCAGAGAGATGCATATTTTTTCAACGGGCAGCTTGAGGAGTTTGACCGAAGCCGCCGCCGCGCCCATGGAGCCCAGGACGGCCGTGGGATGCCATCCGTTTTCGAAGAGATGAGGGTTAATTCCGGCCCCCAGCTTCGCTTCCACCTCAAAGCCGATGAGAAAGGCTACCAGGACCTCCTTCCCCGAGGCTTGCGATGCTTCTCCTACGGCCAATGCTGCCGGGAGCACGGGAACGGTGGGATGACCTCGCATGCTTCGGTTTATGTCGTCGTAATCCAGGGCATGGCCAAAGGTCCCATTGGCCAGGGCGGCCAGAGAGGGTGAGGTCTTGAACTTTTTCCCCCAAACGCTGGCCTGGGGGCGTCCTCCCGTATCCTTGATAAAGTCGGTCATGATCTTGGCCATTGGATCCCGGGAACCTGCCAAGGCAACTCCCAGGCAGTCAAGGATGGCCCTTTTCCCGATTTCCCTGGGTTCGGCGATAATTTCAGCCAGATTCGTGTCAACGATAAATTGGGCCAGCGTCTCCGTTGCTTTCATCTTTCCCTTCCTTTCCTGCCATCCTGCGATTTTAAAAAGGCCAGCCAATCAAGCAGTCTTTATGGCTCCTTGCTGAACGAGGGTATCGATCTTCTCTTTAGAATAACCGAGAACGTTTGATAAGACCTCCCGGGTGTGTTCCCCCAGTTGAGGCGGGCGGGTGAAAGTATTTGCCGGAGTTTTTTCCATTTTCAAAGGATTGCCAATGGTCTTGATCTTATCGTTTGCCGGCCCGTCAATCTCGACGACCATCTCCCGGGCCAGGACCTGGGGGTCCGATAGAACCCGATCCAGCGTATTGATGGGTCCCGCAGGCACTCCGGCCTTGTGAATGGCTTCCAGCCATTCATCGCCGCCTTTGGTTTGAAGATGGCTCTCCATCATGGGGATCAGAATCGATTTATTTTCCAGGCGGGCCTTCCGGTTGGCGAACCGGGGGTCTTCGGCCCATTCGGGCTTTTCCATGGCCCGGCAAAGCCTCTGGAAGTGATGGTCTTGGTGGGCTACGATGACAATCTGGATATCCTTGGTTTTAAAAGCCTGATAGGGAACCAGAGATTGATGGCCCGACCCGATAGGACCTGGAATGTTTCCGGAATGGAAGTAATACTGGGCAACGTAAGTCAAAAGGTAAACCTGGCCGTCCAACAGGGAGACCTCCAGCCGCTGTCCCTCGCCGGTCTTCTGCCGGTGAATATAAGCGGCCAGAATTCCATGCACGGCCAGCAGTCCTCCTACCAGGTCTCCGAGGGGGATTCCCGCCCGGACGGGGGAGCCCCCGGGTTCGCCCGTGATGGACATACCCCCGCTCATGGCCTGGACAATGAGATCATAGCCCGGCCGGTCGCGGTAAGGGCCGATGTAACCGAAGGTAGAAATGGAACAGCAGATAATCTGCGGATTGTAGCGTTTCAGATTTTCGTAATCGATCTTCAGGCGCTCGAGAACCCCTGGCCGGTAGTTGTCGTAAACCACATCGGACTTGGCTACCAGATCATAAAAGGCCTGTCGGCCTTCCGCAGACTTTAGATTGATCACCACACTTTTTTTGTTGCGGTTGATGGACCAGAAATAGGCACTGTTCTCGCCATAATAATAAGGAGGGGCTTCCCGCGTTTCATCTCCATCTAAGGGCTCGATTTTAAGGACCTCTGCTCCCAGGTCTCCCATCAACATGGAACCGGTAGGGCCGGCCAGCATCATGCTCAAATCGATAATCCGGATCCCTTGAAGAGGGCCTTTGCTTTCTCCTTGGTCTGCTGTCATAATCGATTTATCTCCTCTTCCTTTCTATAACCTCGACCCCTTGAATCCTTGAACCCTGTTTCTTAAAGCGCTGTGGGTTGGTACTCTCCAAAGACTTCCCGCAAAGTATCACATATCTCCTGCCCGGTGGCATAGGCTTTTACGCAGGCGATGAGTTGGGGGAATAAATTGGTTTCCTCTTTTACGGCCGCATTTTTCAGTTCTTTAAGCAATTGAGCTACCTTTTTATTATCCCGCTTTTTCTTTATCTCTCTTAACCTTTCCGTCTGCTTCCTTTCGGCATTCTCGCGGCGTTCCGGATCATAAGGATGGGGCACCAAACGGGTGGTTTGCACCTCAAGTTCTCCCTCCCCCGTATAACAATTGACCCCGACGATTAAATCCTTTCCTTCTTCGAGCCTTTTTTGCCGCTCATACGCGCTGCGGGCCACCTCCTTCGGCAAATATCCGTTTTCAATCGCGGCCACAGCCCCGCCCAGGGATTGAATCTTCTCCCATTCATTCCAGGCGGTGTTTTCAATTTCATCGGTAAGGGATTCCACGTAATAAGACCCGGCCAGGGGATCCATAACATCTATCAAGCGAGCTTCGTTTTGCAGGATGCGAGCCGCATCCTCGCTTAGCTGAATGGCTTCTAAGCTCCAGCCCAAACCCATGGGTTCATCAAAAGGAGGGTTGCAGTTGGGCGGCCCACCGGCTAAAGCCGCGGCGATTCCGCCGACAATCGATCGGGTCAAATTGTTGAGCGGGCGTTGCACGGTACAGTTCACCCGCCCACAATGGGCAGTGGAAGCCACGCGCAGCAGCATAGATCGTTCATTCTTCGCCCCGAATTTCTCTCGCAAAATTTTGGCCCACATTCTCCGGGCCGCCCGGTGAAAAGCAATCTCCTTAAAAAATTCCATGGACCCGCCAAAGGCGTTGAAACTAAAGCGGGGCGCAAAAGCATCTACTTGCAGGCCGGCGTTGACCCCTTCCTGGAGATAAGCTGCTCCGATAGCCATACTGAAGGCTAAATCCTGCTCGCGAGTTGCTCCAGCTTCCCGGAGGTGGAACCCGCCCATGCTGGTGATGTTCACGTTCGGAAGATGTTTGGTAAAAAATACCAGACTATCCCGAAACATGCGCATCGAATGCCGGGGGGGAAATATGTAGGTACCACGCGCAATAAATTCTTTAAGGATGTCG is drawn from Deltaproteobacteria bacterium and contains these coding sequences:
- a CDS encoding acyl-CoA dehydrogenase family protein; amino-acid sequence: MDLELTKEQAMFRDMAREFAQREILPTARERD
- the mce gene encoding methylmalonyl-CoA epimerase, translated to MIHKIAHLGVAVKNIEETEKFYSEVLGLKIHDREQLTEIKASFIPVGDTALELLQSTTPEGVIAKFIEKRGEGIHHIAYHVDNIEESLEELKAKGVVLIDQKPRRGAHNSKVAFINPKSTYGILVELVEPDKNH
- a CDS encoding SRPBCC domain-containing protein is translated as MNSLLLDQRNFVVGASQDRVWRLIGKVIFSSLPGLENMEILDENTFRALLRTQILGFRVSLKLKGEIVDMEPPNSFSVKLFLAGPGGFFKADQKVTFAMTPVEQGKTALACKAAVENMGFLPRLLLLGEARRFARSTFEAIEKRLKELA
- a CDS encoding FAD-dependent oxidoreductase, yielding MRVAVPEKWDLEYDVVVVGWGSAGTAAAVTAHDQGAKVLILEKMAEGGGNTSICGGNIIIPQGKEFIEYLDTLSFKTTEREIIETFVEYALKNGDWIREMGADVQVFRPLEVAYPTMTAGAGFPSVRGAETAVKYNIKGTPEEGKPSQRLWKFLSGLVAKRGIQVLVKTPAKELIPNAQGEVIGVTAEKERKTIHIRARKAVILTCGGYENDPRMKWDYMPVKPLMFLGTPGNTGDGIRMVQKIGGDLWHMSRLSCLIGFKAPEFEAAFWVSFLSEGFIFVDKYGHRFVNEAGIEIHEYYRELSHFDMEKMEFPRIPLWAIFDEQTRRRGALSRGTAGYNRDLYSWSLDNSAEIAKGWILQGKSVAELASRISMEPKVLEETLVRYNQYCKAGKDGDFGRPKEDLRALETPLYAIQLWPALINTQGGPRRDKESRVLDPEGKPIPRLYAAGELGSIWGYLYQGACNIGESLVFGRIAGKNAAAEKPWA
- a CDS encoding acyl-CoA carboxylase subunit beta, whose product is MRDEIEKLRQIEETVRAGGGQKYIDEQHRLGKLTARERIDHLMDAGTFVEVNMLAQHQSTDFGMEKNRPWGDGVITGYGKVDGQVIFLYAQDFTVMGGSVGRVHGQKIASLIRMAREANAPMVGLIDSAGGRIQEGSGAYSLIFAENVESSGVIPQISAIMGNCAGGGVYSPALTDFIFMVDKTSQMFITGPLVIKEVTGKEVGSQELGGARVHSQISGVADFVCQNELDCLAKVKKLLRFLPSSFIQKPPVIPTLDDPGRCEEALAEIIPDSPKKVYDMRRLISLIVDNGEFFELKAGFARNMVISLARMNGRPVGIVANNPLFLASAIDCDAADKAARFIRTCDCFHIPLISLVDVPGYLPGLKEEHKGIIRHGAKMLYAWKEATVPKVTCIIRKAYGGAFSAMSNKEMGADLVLAWPTTEIAIMGAEGAVRILYRKEIEAAADKARIRDEKIQEFREKFMTPYYTASKRQLDVLIRPQETRPHIIRALEMLENKKVTRAERKHGNIPL
- a CDS encoding homocysteine S-methyltransferase family protein, with protein sequence MVGELFLERVEREVMVMSGAMGTMMHQMGAELGKCISQWIVEHPEVYRNLVRDYFQVGCDIVSGATFTLNRISLAKFDLAEKVEELNRGVIRIIQEVQPERSFVSGNIGPTGRILKPLGDLSGEELLEVYSEQVWALARSGVEIINILTMYDLEEAVIALRAAKRHTSLPVIVSLAFDPAPKGYRTMMGVSPEVAAARLEAEGADVIGANCGSISLEQMAEVIGLMKAHCKKPLIAKPNAGSPQVVEGREKYAAGPEQFAEYVGKWVREGARIVSACCGSSPLHLEHIVKEVRKFS
- a CDS encoding acyl-CoA carboxylase subunit beta: MSKARVEELREKRKTLADTEEAKKKQHAAGKLTARERIELLVDPGSFNELDAFVESFAPKFGKLKGKTTNRQGVITGAAQIQGRPVYLYAQDFTVEAGSIGEREARKIAKVLDLSMQNGVPVIGLNDSGGAKVSEGVRNFSFWNIFQRNVMASGVVPQIFAILGPCAGGAVYSPALGDFIFMVKDISAMFLTGPAVIKAVTGEEVTKEKLGGPAVQTQISGVAHFLAATEQECMEMIKELLSYLPSNNRQNPPRIETGDDPLREDESLRDLVPEDPKKSYDMRQVIKRVVDGGKFFEVHRGFAANILTGFARLDGYPVGIVANQPRVLAGCLDIHASDKAARFIRFCDAFNIPLITLVDVPGYMPGLEQEYGGIIRHGAKMLFAYAEATVPKITVVLRKAYGGGIAGMCASKERGADELLSWPSAEIATLGAEGAVEIFFPDEIKIASDPEKRRQELIAEFREQVTSVYAVAGTGRIDKIIDPKETRPALIKALQTHRSKTESLPWKKHGNIPL
- a CDS encoding MmgE/PrpD family protein, yielding MKATETLAQFIVDTNLAEIIAEPREIGKRAILDCLGVALAGSRDPMAKIMTDFIKDTGGRPQASVWGKKFKTSPSLAALANGTFGHALDYDDINRSMRGHPTVPVLPAALAVGEASQASGKEVLVAFLIGFEVEAKLGAGINPHLFENGWHPTAVLGSMGAAAASVKLLKLPVEKICISLGIAASLASGLRQNFGTMTKPLHAGHAAENGVVAAELARRGYTADGGIVEGKLGFANAFAGPGKYDLNKIISQLGKPFDIVSPGVGLKRYPSCARTHPAIDAMLEMVEQNDLRPGDVQAISCAGSYTTPQMLIHSRPQTALQGKFSMEFCLALALLERKVELPHFKDQKVQDPKIQEMIKRVTFSVRPDLNTIENSGNPSTTVKVVLKDGREFTKTVDEARGTPGNPLSSEEVRDKYRQCVKGIQSQREREKTIGIVEDLEKLKKISALTDLLRGK
- a CDS encoding CoA transferase, with product MTADQGESKGPLQGIRIIDLSMMLAGPTGSMLMGDLGAEVLKIEPLDGDETREAPPYYYGENSAYFWSINRNKKSVVINLKSAEGRQAFYDLVAKSDVVYDNYRPGVLERLKIDYENLKRYNPQIICCSISTFGYIGPYRDRPGYDLIVQAMSGGMSITGEPGGSPVRAGIPLGDLVGGLLAVHGILAAYIHRQKTGEGQRLEVSLLDGQVYLLTYVAQYYFHSGNIPGPIGSGHQSLVPYQAFKTKDIQIVIVAHQDHHFQRLCRAMEKPEWAEDPRFANRKARLENKSILIPMMESHLQTKGGDEWLEAIHKAGVPAGPINTLDRVLSDPQVLAREMVVEIDGPANDKIKTIGNPLKMEKTPANTFTRPPQLGEHTREVLSNVLGYSKEKIDTLVQQGAIKTA
- a CDS encoding methylmalonyl-CoA mutase family protein; translation: MERKDSLQKIREEKEKWEQKTLKPALERFKLKEAPTRFYSSLDAGEKFDFLDKVGFPGQYPFTAGTFPTFPYQTGERGSGSIAQAPGLVRAGRYSGYGSAEDTRDYYLHMKQLGQRAGPNIAFDLPTQCGYDSDNPLATGEVGRVGVAVDTLQDMEIIFEAFSGENDIDRTASNFTINAPANIIMAMYLALADKRGIGWDKLRASPQNDILKEFIARGTYIFPPRHSMRMFRDSLVFFTKHLPNVNITSMGGFHLREAGATREQDLAFSMAIGAAYLQEGVNAGLQVDAFAPRFSFNAFGGSMEFFKEIAFHRAARRMWAKILREKFGAKNERSMLLRVASTAHCGRVNCTVQRPLNNLTRSIVGGIAAALAGGPPNCNPPFDEPMGLGWSLEAIQLSEDAARILQNEARLIDVMDPLAGSYYVESLTDEIENTAWNEWEKIQSLGGAVAAIENGYLPKEVARSAYERQKRLEEGKDLIVGVNCYTGEGELEVQTTRLVPHPYDPERRENAERKQTERLREIKKKRDNKKVAQLLKELKNAAVKEETNLFPQLIACVKAYATGQEICDTLREVFGEYQPTAL